A window from Candidatus Nitrospira neomarina encodes these proteins:
- the gltB gene encoding glutamate synthase large subunit, whose product MWNLPGFPSVQGLYHPGNEHDGCGIGFVAHMKGQKSHDIIEKGLEVNKNLTHRGAQGCDPSTGDGAGILSQIPHEFFHRVAAETGVDLPVAGAYGVGMVFLPQDARTRQQCEAIFEAIVREEGQHFLGWRDVPAKEDQIGDQARQTMPVIRQFFVARELLNPMQFERKLYVIRKRITRAIRESALPGKEWVYISSLSGNTIVYKGMLLPEQVALFYPDLADPTFTSALALVHSRFSTNTFPTWALAHPYRYSVHNGEINTLKGNVNWMRARQGRLASDLFGDDLKKLFPIIDDSTQSDSACLDNAIEFLVLAGRSLPHAMMMLIPEPWVGNPQMDFDRRGFYEYHAAVMEPWDGPAAVCFTDGKLVGATLDRNGLRPCRYQITKDDVVVLASEAGVLPADPKTIRMKGRLQPGRMFVVDTVQGRILDDEEIKADITKRKPYRQWLTQYRVSLDELPEPLNVPQPDHPTLRQRQQAFGFTVEELKMVLIPMAVTGEEPISSMGTDTPLAVLSERPQLLFKYFKQLFAQVTNPPIDPIREHLVMSLVTNIGPKPNVIAEIPEACRRIKLQQPILSNVDLQKIRMIGDPHFKSKTLSLLFKVSEGPEGMAAALDQLCQQASKAIKDGEKFLILSDRGVNAEWAPIPSLLGVSAVHHHLVREETRTEVGLILETGEPRDVHHFACLIGYGAGAINPYLVFESLVDMEREGYFPESVDAATAESKFIKAVNKGLLKIFSKMGISTVQSYCGAQIFEAIGLNSELIDRFFTGTASRIEGIGLSEVGEETLRRHALAYRPVPMRQLDFGGEIHYRIQGEHHNWNPETIYKLQHASRANDAKAYADFSALVNKEDQRRSNLRGLFEFSWAGEPVALEEVEPASEIVKRFTTGAMSFGAISKEAHETLAIAMNRIGAKSNTGEGGEDPERFTPLPNGDSKNSYIKQVASGRFGVTAHYLVNAKELQIKMAQGAKPGEGGQLPGHKVDEFIAKLRYSTPGVQLISPPPHHDIYSIEDLKQLIFDLKNSNPEAAISVKLVAEVGVGTVAAGVAKAHADKVLISGDSGGTGASPLSSIKYAGVPWELGLAETHQTLVLNNLRGRIRVETDGQMKTGRDVVIATLLGAEEFGFSTAPLIVEGCIMMRKCHLNTCPVGVATQDGELRKQFTGKPEHVVNFFMFVAEEIRSLMAKLGFRTMREMIGRVDKLKVQKAIDHWKAKGLDLSPLLVKPDVGPEVATSCVQAQDHGLKEILDNQLVELCQSAIDRGEPVSLDLPIRNVNRTTGTVLSSHIARRYGPEGLPPDTIRIKFTGSAGQSFGAFLSKGITLTLEGESNDYLGKGLSGGTIIVVPPQGVTYLPEDTILIGNTSLYGATGGEGYFYGIAGERFAVRNSGARAVIDGTGDHGCEYMTGGVVVVLGKTGRNFAAGMSGGDAYVLDEDGQFPARCNMGMVELEPVVSSEDQQTLRAMIEAHFRYTQSVNAKRVLESWEKMLPKFVKVMPSDYKRVLQDRKTALAKEHAQRKREAVSRG is encoded by the coding sequence CGGGTGTCGACCTTCCTGTAGCCGGAGCCTATGGGGTCGGCATGGTGTTTTTGCCGCAGGATGCCAGGACCAGGCAACAGTGCGAAGCCATCTTTGAAGCGATCGTACGTGAAGAAGGCCAACATTTTTTAGGGTGGCGGGATGTACCGGCCAAAGAGGATCAAATAGGAGATCAGGCTCGACAAACGATGCCCGTCATTCGACAGTTTTTCGTGGCACGTGAATTACTGAATCCCATGCAGTTTGAACGTAAGCTGTATGTCATTCGTAAACGAATAACACGTGCCATTCGCGAATCAGCTCTCCCTGGGAAGGAATGGGTTTATATATCCAGTTTGTCCGGAAACACGATTGTCTATAAGGGGATGCTGTTGCCGGAACAGGTTGCACTGTTTTATCCCGATCTTGCGGATCCCACATTTACCTCGGCGTTGGCCCTGGTGCATTCTCGCTTTAGTACAAACACGTTTCCGACTTGGGCCTTAGCCCATCCCTACCGCTACTCCGTCCATAACGGCGAAATTAATACCTTGAAAGGGAATGTCAATTGGATGCGGGCCCGGCAGGGGAGGCTTGCCTCTGATCTGTTCGGGGATGATCTCAAAAAGTTATTTCCCATCATTGATGATTCCACGCAAAGCGATTCGGCCTGTTTGGATAACGCCATAGAATTTTTGGTATTGGCCGGCCGGTCCTTGCCCCATGCCATGATGATGCTGATTCCGGAACCGTGGGTGGGAAATCCGCAAATGGATTTTGACCGGCGAGGGTTTTATGAATATCACGCGGCGGTGATGGAACCGTGGGATGGACCCGCGGCGGTGTGCTTTACGGATGGAAAGCTCGTGGGTGCCACCTTGGATCGGAATGGTCTGCGTCCCTGTCGTTATCAAATCACCAAGGATGATGTCGTGGTGTTGGCTTCAGAGGCGGGAGTGCTTCCGGCGGATCCTAAGACCATTCGCATGAAGGGACGTCTGCAACCGGGTCGCATGTTTGTCGTGGATACCGTCCAAGGACGTATTCTTGACGACGAGGAAATTAAAGCCGATATCACCAAACGTAAGCCCTATCGACAATGGCTCACGCAATATCGGGTGTCCTTAGATGAACTGCCTGAGCCACTCAATGTGCCGCAACCCGATCACCCGACGCTGCGCCAACGTCAACAAGCCTTCGGGTTCACCGTGGAAGAGTTGAAAATGGTGTTGATCCCAATGGCAGTCACGGGTGAAGAGCCTATTTCTTCAATGGGAACGGATACCCCTTTAGCCGTGTTGTCCGAACGGCCGCAACTTCTTTTTAAATACTTCAAACAATTGTTTGCGCAAGTGACGAATCCTCCTATCGACCCGATCCGTGAGCATCTGGTGATGTCTCTTGTCACCAACATCGGGCCGAAACCGAATGTCATTGCAGAGATTCCAGAGGCATGCCGAAGGATCAAATTGCAGCAACCGATCCTTAGCAATGTTGATCTGCAAAAGATTCGCATGATTGGGGATCCTCACTTTAAAAGTAAGACCCTGTCCTTGCTTTTTAAAGTTTCGGAAGGACCTGAGGGCATGGCGGCCGCGCTTGATCAATTATGCCAGCAAGCCTCGAAAGCCATAAAGGATGGCGAAAAGTTTCTTATTTTGAGCGATAGAGGCGTTAATGCCGAGTGGGCGCCCATTCCTAGTCTCTTAGGTGTTTCAGCTGTGCATCATCATCTGGTTCGAGAAGAAACCCGGACGGAGGTCGGGCTGATTCTGGAAACAGGTGAACCGCGTGATGTGCATCATTTCGCCTGTCTTATCGGTTATGGAGCCGGGGCCATCAATCCGTATTTGGTATTTGAGTCCCTCGTGGATATGGAACGGGAAGGGTATTTTCCTGAAAGCGTGGATGCGGCAACCGCCGAATCAAAGTTCATTAAGGCCGTCAATAAAGGATTGTTGAAGATATTCTCGAAGATGGGAATCTCCACAGTCCAGTCCTATTGTGGAGCCCAAATTTTTGAGGCCATTGGCCTGAATAGCGAACTGATTGATCGGTTCTTTACCGGAACGGCTTCACGGATCGAAGGAATTGGTCTCAGTGAGGTGGGGGAAGAGACCTTGCGCCGACATGCGCTGGCTTATCGTCCGGTCCCCATGCGGCAACTAGATTTTGGTGGCGAGATTCATTACCGGATTCAGGGAGAGCACCATAATTGGAATCCTGAAACCATTTACAAACTTCAGCATGCCTCGCGTGCGAATGATGCCAAAGCCTATGCGGATTTTTCAGCCCTGGTGAATAAAGAGGATCAACGGCGCTCCAATCTTCGCGGACTGTTTGAGTTTAGCTGGGCGGGCGAACCGGTCGCTCTTGAAGAGGTGGAGCCTGCCAGCGAAATTGTGAAGCGATTTACGACCGGTGCCATGTCGTTTGGGGCAATCAGCAAAGAAGCGCATGAGACGTTGGCCATTGCCATGAATCGCATAGGCGCTAAAAGCAACACCGGCGAGGGTGGTGAGGATCCGGAGCGATTTACACCTTTGCCGAACGGCGATTCCAAAAATTCTTATATTAAGCAAGTGGCATCGGGTCGTTTTGGGGTAACGGCGCATTACCTGGTGAATGCCAAGGAGTTGCAAATCAAAATGGCCCAGGGTGCCAAGCCCGGCGAAGGCGGGCAATTGCCGGGCCACAAAGTCGATGAATTTATTGCCAAACTTCGCTATTCCACGCCGGGAGTGCAACTGATCTCTCCTCCCCCTCATCATGATATTTATTCTATCGAAGATCTGAAACAACTCATTTTCGACCTTAAAAATTCCAATCCTGAAGCCGCGATTTCCGTGAAACTGGTGGCCGAGGTCGGAGTTGGAACCGTGGCTGCAGGCGTGGCAAAGGCACATGCCGATAAAGTTCTCATAAGTGGAGATTCCGGAGGAACGGGAGCGTCTCCCTTATCGTCCATTAAGTACGCGGGAGTCCCCTGGGAATTAGGTCTGGCGGAAACCCATCAGACTCTTGTGCTCAATAACCTGCGTGGACGAATTCGAGTAGAAACCGACGGCCAAATGAAAACTGGCCGTGATGTGGTCATTGCAACCCTTTTGGGAGCGGAAGAGTTCGGTTTTTCCACCGCCCCCCTCATTGTGGAGGGATGCATCATGATGAGGAAATGCCACCTCAATACCTGTCCGGTAGGAGTGGCCACCCAAGATGGGGAGTTACGAAAACAATTTACGGGAAAACCAGAGCATGTTGTGAACTTCTTTATGTTTGTGGCGGAAGAGATCCGTTCCCTGATGGCAAAACTCGGATTCAGGACCATGCGCGAGATGATCGGACGGGTTGATAAGCTCAAAGTGCAAAAAGCTATCGATCATTGGAAAGCCAAAGGATTGGATTTATCTCCGTTATTAGTGAAGCCGGATGTCGGACCTGAAGTGGCCACCTCCTGTGTGCAAGCACAAGATCACGGTCTGAAAGAAATTTTAGATAATCAATTGGTAGAATTGTGTCAATCTGCCATTGACCGGGGTGAACCTGTTTCGCTGGATCTGCCTATACGAAATGTGAATCGGACCACCGGTACTGTTCTGTCAAGCCACATTGCACGCCGGTATGGGCCGGAAGGGCTTCCTCCCGACACGATTCGGATTAAATTTACCGGATCGGCCGGACAATCCTTTGGAGCATTTTTGTCGAAGGGTATTACGCTGACTCTGGAAGGTGAATCGAATGACTATTTGGGAAAGGGTCTCTCTGGAGGAACAATTATTGTAGTTCCCCCGCAAGGGGTGACGTATTTGCCGGAAGACACGATTTTGATCGGGAACACGTCCTTATATGGGGCGACTGGTGGTGAAGGGTATTTTTATGGCATTGCGGGAGAACGGTTTGCTGTTCGGAATAGTGGCGCACGGGCTGTTATTGATGGAACCGGCGATCATGGGTGTGAATATATGACCGGGGGGGTGGTGGTGGTTTTGGGGAAGACGGGGCGAAATTTTGCCGCAGGGATGTCCGGAGGAGACGCTTATGTCTTAGATGAGGATGGACAATTCCCTGCACGTTGCAATATGGGCATGGTGGAATTAGAGCCTGTCGTGTCCTCCGAAGATCAACAGACCCTTCGTGCGATGATTGAGGCCCATTTTCGCTACACACAAAGTGTCAATGCCAAGCGGGTTCTGGAATCGTGGGAGAAGATGTTGCCGAAATTTGTCAAAGTCATGCCGAGTGATTACAAGCGAGTGCTGCAGGACCGGAAAACGGCTTTGGCCAAAGAGCATGCTCAACGGAAACGTGAGGCGGTGAGCCGTGGCTGA
- a CDS encoding multinuclear nonheme iron-dependent oxidase, with translation MSYSTDPSTREAVHDEFLRRAGRIPFLGVGLSVDVYSPDVFDLYQELRREQTPIGYLEIFHAASEALEMVRAGLPDTPLAYHAEGVWVTQPDWDTAYNSQDRLRAIASNLRMLQAHWVNQECAAKEIAGFSFGTYLPPVFTRASADITAYQAWNFQLQLDECVWGPQANSPLLLLESPPLTYFLMGEMPYAEFFSYITDKAPCGLVLDLGHVWTVYRYSGAWRNQCLESFFEDFLKKFPLERVIQIHVAGLDCHPHIPTQVGSGKFENPPEWIDAHEAPIPDELLILLARVIREPRLLNLKGIALEVDNKQIPLICREMKTVLKMMEPFVHVPARVPSPATNLQMAATCPVENVEPSRETRDVLTCQYREFMALVSEVLRGRLEVPSQWDAEMNKGLHVYATQYLPYEILSWGGDVRVMFPNACAILDQYGIPLKQFVEFWFAHPRTSESEYDFFLLKINVFVEFIVQVFPGASSLVKQEAEFLAKGYLLASQGPSTDP, from the coding sequence TTGAGTTATTCAACAGACCCGTCAACTCGAGAGGCTGTCCATGATGAGTTTCTTCGGCGGGCAGGCAGGATTCCATTTCTGGGTGTTGGCTTATCGGTGGATGTGTATTCTCCTGATGTTTTTGATTTATATCAGGAACTTCGACGTGAACAAACCCCTATCGGTTATCTTGAAATTTTTCATGCGGCTTCTGAAGCTTTGGAGATGGTTCGAGCTGGGCTTCCTGACACTCCTTTGGCTTACCATGCCGAAGGGGTATGGGTCACGCAACCTGATTGGGACACCGCATACAATTCTCAAGACCGATTACGGGCTATCGCCAGCAATCTTCGAATGTTACAGGCTCATTGGGTCAATCAAGAATGTGCGGCCAAAGAAATAGCAGGTTTTTCATTTGGGACCTATTTGCCTCCTGTCTTTACCAGAGCTTCTGCTGACATTACGGCTTACCAGGCGTGGAACTTTCAGTTGCAGCTTGATGAATGTGTTTGGGGGCCTCAGGCTAACTCCCCATTGCTGCTTTTGGAAAGCCCACCATTAACCTATTTTTTGATGGGTGAAATGCCGTATGCAGAATTTTTCTCGTACATTACCGACAAAGCGCCCTGTGGGTTGGTCTTGGATCTCGGGCATGTTTGGACGGTCTATCGATATTCGGGCGCTTGGCGGAACCAGTGTCTGGAATCATTTTTCGAAGATTTTCTTAAAAAATTTCCACTGGAGAGAGTGATTCAAATTCATGTAGCAGGTCTGGATTGCCATCCGCATATACCTACACAAGTGGGGTCAGGAAAATTTGAGAATCCTCCTGAGTGGATTGACGCTCATGAAGCTCCCATTCCGGACGAATTACTTATACTCTTGGCTCGGGTGATAAGGGAACCTCGTCTACTCAATCTCAAAGGCATCGCTTTAGAAGTCGACAATAAGCAGATACCGCTCATTTGTCGGGAAATGAAAACGGTATTGAAGATGATGGAGCCCTTTGTGCATGTGCCTGCCCGGGTGCCTTCGCCCGCCACAAATCTTCAGATGGCAGCAACCTGTCCAGTAGAAAACGTCGAACCTTCTCGGGAAACTCGTGATGTATTAACGTGCCAATACAGAGAATTCATGGCCTTGGTCAGTGAAGTCCTGCGTGGCCGGCTGGAGGTACCTAGCCAATGGGATGCTGAAATGAATAAGGGTCTTCATGTGTATGCGACACAGTATTTACCATATGAGATTCTCTCATGGGGTGGAGATGTGAGGGTAATGTTTCCCAATGCGTGTGCTATTTTGGATCAATATGGGATTCCCTTGAAACAATTCGTTGAATTTTGGTTTGCCCATCCTCGAACATCTGAATCCGAATATGATTTCTTCCTGCTCAAAATTAATGTATTTGTGGAATTTATTGTGCAGGTGTTTCCTGGGGCGAGTTCACTGGTCAAGCAGGAAGCCGAGTTTCTTGCCAAAGGCTATCTCCTCGCGTCTCAGGGGCCATCGACGGACCCATGA
- a CDS encoding glutamate synthase subunit beta, with amino-acid sequence MADPRGFLKYKREGPQRRPVGQRVLDWKEFYDPFPDEKLKVQGARCMDCGVPFCQSPAGCPVENLIPEWNDLVHRGRWKDALKALHATNNFPEFTGRLCPAPCESACVLGINSDPVSIRVIEWNIIDKGFEEGWVEPVVPVGSSGKRVAIIGSGPAGLAAAQQLARTGHEVTVLEKADRIGGLLRYGIPDFKMEKWVLDRRLEQMRKEGVNFQTGVCVGVDATVQDLRHDYDAVLLAMGAEQPRELPVPGRDLKGVHLAMDYLTQQNKRVAGDPVPGEHISAQGKRVVIIGGGDTGSDCLGTAHRQGCLEAHQFELLPQPPPARAVSTPWPLWPMQLRTSHAHEEGCDREWSIATTKFSGENGHVTSLHATRVNFENGKVVPVPGSEIKMDVDLVLLAMGFIGPVKNGLLDSFGLQYDPRGNVAVDEHFMTSVDGVFATGDTKRGASLIVWAIAEGRKSAAGIHRYLQAGQSFRGS; translated from the coding sequence GTGGCTGATCCTCGTGGGTTTTTGAAATATAAAAGGGAAGGGCCTCAACGACGGCCGGTTGGGCAGCGGGTGTTGGATTGGAAGGAATTTTATGACCCATTTCCCGACGAAAAGTTAAAAGTTCAAGGGGCCCGCTGTATGGACTGTGGGGTGCCATTTTGTCAAAGTCCCGCCGGCTGTCCTGTGGAGAATTTGATCCCGGAATGGAATGATCTCGTGCATCGCGGACGATGGAAAGACGCTCTCAAAGCGCTTCATGCGACCAATAACTTTCCTGAGTTCACCGGGCGCCTATGTCCAGCTCCATGCGAATCGGCCTGTGTGTTGGGCATTAATAGCGATCCGGTCTCCATTCGTGTCATTGAATGGAATATTATTGATAAAGGATTTGAGGAAGGTTGGGTCGAACCGGTGGTACCGGTTGGCTCTTCCGGGAAGCGCGTTGCGATTATCGGGTCGGGTCCAGCAGGATTGGCCGCGGCACAACAATTAGCCCGGACGGGGCATGAAGTGACAGTTTTGGAGAAGGCTGATCGGATTGGAGGCTTGCTTCGCTATGGAATCCCGGATTTCAAAATGGAGAAGTGGGTATTAGACCGTCGTTTGGAGCAAATGCGAAAAGAGGGTGTAAACTTTCAGACTGGCGTGTGTGTGGGTGTGGACGCCACCGTTCAGGACCTCCGTCATGATTATGATGCGGTATTACTTGCTATGGGAGCCGAGCAACCCAGAGAATTGCCGGTTCCAGGGAGAGATCTTAAAGGCGTTCATCTCGCCATGGACTATCTGACCCAGCAGAATAAGCGAGTGGCCGGGGATCCCGTTCCTGGAGAGCACATATCGGCTCAGGGCAAACGGGTGGTCATTATTGGTGGTGGTGATACCGGATCAGATTGTCTGGGAACGGCTCATCGTCAAGGGTGTCTGGAAGCCCATCAATTCGAGTTGCTACCCCAACCGCCACCGGCTCGGGCTGTGTCGACACCATGGCCCTTATGGCCGATGCAATTACGAACATCTCATGCCCACGAGGAAGGGTGTGATCGTGAATGGAGTATTGCCACCACAAAATTTTCAGGGGAAAACGGACATGTGACTAGTTTGCATGCGACCCGTGTGAATTTTGAGAACGGGAAGGTGGTTCCTGTGCCGGGGTCCGAGATCAAGATGGATGTTGACCTGGTGTTGTTGGCAATGGGATTTATCGGGCCGGTGAAGAACGGCCTACTGGATTCTTTTGGGCTTCAATATGATCCCCGAGGGAATGTAGCCGTTGATGAACACTTTATGACTAGTGTGGATGGGGTGTTTGCTACCGGAGACACGAAGCGCGGTGCGTCACTGATTGTCTGGGCAATTGCAGAAGGAAGAAAGTCTGCGGCCGGCATTCACCGGTATCTCCAAGCCGGGCAATCCTTTCGAGGGTCCTGA
- a CDS encoding MBL fold metallo-hydrolase, whose product MNQLIRITFPVPPLSCNCSIIGDKETKQAIVVDPGGNPERILGEIDALGFTVTSILHTHAHFDHFLASGHIKQATGAPLCLHSQDQDLWDMLEIQCRMFSIPYVPAPPPDRWIKDESDVRVGSYSGTVIHTPGHTPGSVCFFFESQNLVFSGDTLFRGGIGRTDLWGGDGQVIERSIRERLYTLKESTLVIPGHGPESSIGWEREHNMFVHG is encoded by the coding sequence ATGAATCAGCTCATTCGGATAACTTTTCCTGTTCCTCCACTTTCATGTAATTGTTCGATTATCGGTGACAAAGAAACGAAGCAGGCCATTGTGGTGGACCCAGGAGGAAATCCTGAACGCATACTCGGGGAAATTGATGCCCTGGGGTTCACCGTCACGTCAATTTTGCATACGCATGCTCATTTTGACCATTTCTTAGCCTCCGGTCATATTAAGCAAGCGACGGGGGCACCTCTGTGTTTGCATTCCCAGGATCAAGATCTTTGGGACATGCTGGAAATTCAATGCCGAATGTTCAGCATCCCATATGTGCCTGCTCCTCCGCCGGACCGCTGGATTAAAGATGAATCAGATGTGCGTGTGGGTTCCTATTCAGGAACCGTGATCCATACTCCTGGCCATACTCCCGGGTCGGTATGTTTTTTCTTTGAAAGCCAAAATCTGGTGTTCTCCGGGGACACCTTGTTTCGTGGTGGAATTGGCAGAACCGACCTGTGGGGTGGAGATGGCCAGGTAATTGAGCGATCGATTCGAGAACGCTTGTACACCCTCAAAGAAAGTACACTCGTCATACCCGGACATGGGCCTGAATCGTCCATTGGTTGGGAGCGGGAACATAATATGTTTGTGCATGGATAA